A window of Nocardioidaceae bacterium genomic DNA:
ACGCCACGGGCGACCCGGCCGCGGCTGGGTGCTGGGGATCGGCCGGTACGACGGCGAGTCGCTCCAGTGTTTCCGCATCTTCTCGCTCTCTCCCCGCCCGCTGCGCAGGTGGAAGCGTCACGCGTTGACCATCGAGGGCCGGCGCGACCCGGTGGGCGCGGAGTCGTACACGCTGTTCACGGGCCACGTGGTGGTCCGCTGCGCCGAGCGGGTGGGCGGTGAGCGCCGCGAGCTCGAGCTCGCGATGAGCGAGCCGAGCCTGCTCGGCCTGCAGTCGTGGTTGGAGTCCGGGCCGCCGCGCACCGCACCCCGGGCGGGCTGAGGAAGCGTCGAGGTGGGCCGTACGCTCGGGGCATGGTCAACCTGACGCGGATCTACACCCGGACGGGTGACGGCGGCACGACCCGGCTGGGCGACATGTCGGAGACTCGCAAGACCGACCCGCGCCTGGTGGCGTACGCGGACGTCGACGAGCTCAACAGCCAGCTCGGCGTCGTGCGGTCGTGCACCGATCTCGCACCGGAGGTCGACGACCTGCTGCAGCGTCTGCAGAACGAGCTGTTCGACCTCGGCGCCGACCTGTGCACCCCGGTCGTGGAGGACCCGGAGTTCCCTCCGCTGCGCATCGAGCAGGTCTACGTGGACCGGCTCGAGGAGCACTGCGACACCTTCAACGCCGACCTGCAGCCGCTACGGTCCTTCATCCTGCCGGGCGGCACTCCTGCCGCGGCGCAGCTGCACGTGGCGCGCACGGTCTGCCGTCGCGCCGAGCGGGCGGCCTGGGCCGCCTGGGACGAGCACGCGGAGTCGATGAATCCGCTCGCGACCCGCTATCTCAACCGTCTCTCCGACCTGCTGTTCATCCTCGCCAGGCACGCGAACCTCGCGCAGGGCGACGTGCTGTGGCAGCCCGGCGGGGAGCGCTGACGCGTCCACCGCGACATCCACTGATCACAAAACGGACACGTCCTGACGTGTCGTGACCTCGATGTCCCTCGAGGGCCGCAGACTGAGTACCGGCGGTCGCGGAGGGGGCGCACATGGGGAACGCACAGGCAACGGCCGAGGACGTCGTGCGCCTCGAAGGGGTGCTCGACGGACGCCATGCGCCGGCGGTGCGCGCGGCGTTGTACGAGACGCTCGCCTCCGTACGCCACGGGGGCACCTGCACCGTGGACCTCTCCGCCGCCACGTTGGTCGACCTGACCGTGCTGCGAGCGGTCGCGGTGGCCTCGCGCCACGCCGAACGTGCCGGCGTGCATGTCGTGCTGCGCGGAGGACCTGCGGCCGTACGCCGGTGCGTCCAGCTGTCCGGGCTCGGTCGCTGGCTGCGCTGGGACCGGTCCGACTCCGCTGCCTGAACCAGCCACGAGCCCCCCGGCGGGTGGGGTTCGTCTCACGTCATCGACCTGCCGCGGCGAGGTGACCCGCCAGTAGGATCCGGCCATGAGCGAGAGCGAGCAGCACCCCGCCGGCGCCGGAGACGAGCCCAAGCCCAAGTCGCGTCCGTGGGTCATGCGCACCTACGCCGGGCACAGCTCGGCCACGGAGTCGAACAAGCTGTACCGCACGAACCTCTCCAAGGGACAGACCGGCCTCTCGGTCGCCTTCGACCTCCCGACGCAGACGGGCTACGACCCGGACTCCGCGCTGGCGCGGGGGGAGGTCGGCAAGGTCGGCGTCCCCGTGCCGCACCTGGGTGAGATGCGGCGGCTCTTCGAGGACATCCCGCTCACCGACATGAACACGTCGATGACCATCAACGCGACCGCGATGTGGCTGCTCGCGCTCTACCAGGTCGCGGCCGAGGAGCAGAACCCCGACCTGTCCGCCGAGGAGGTGGCCGCGCAGCTGGCGGGCACCACCCAGAACGACATCATCAAGGAGTACCTCTCCCGGGGCACCTACGTCTTCCCGCCCGAGCACTCCCTGCGGCTGATCAGCGACATGATCAGCTACACCGTCCACCAGATCCCGAAGTGGAACCCGATCAACATCTGCAGTTACCACCTGCAGGAGGCGGGCGCGACACCGACGCAGGAGCTGGCGTACGCGCTGTGCACGGCCATCGCGGTCCTCGACGAGGTCAAGGCCTCTGGTCAGGTCGCGGAGGAGGACTTCGCGAAGGTCGTCGGGCGCATCTCCTTCTTCGTCAACGCCGGGGTGCGCTTCGTCGAGGAGATGTGCAAGATGCGCGCCTTCGTCGAGCTCTGGGACGAGATCACGCGCGAGCGCTACGGCGTGACCGATGAGAAGATGCGCCGCTTCCGCTACGGCGTCCAGGTCAACAGCCTGGGGCTGACCGAGGCCCAGCCGGAGAACAACGTGCAGCGCATCGTCCTGGAGATGCTGGGCGTGACGCTGTCGAAGACCGCCCGTGCGCGCGCGGTGCAGCTGCCTGCCTGGAACGAGGCCCTCGGCCTGCCGCGCCCGTGGGACCAGCAGTGGTCGCTGCGGCTGCAGCAGGTGCTGGCCTTCGAGTCCGACCTGTTGGAGTACGAGGACCTCTTCGACGGCTCCCACGTGGTGGAGCGGAAGGTCGCCGAGCTCGTGGCGAGCGCGCGCGAGGAGATGGACCGCGTGCAGGCGATGGGCGGTGCGATCGCGGCGGTGGAGACGGGCTACATGAAGCAGGCGCTCGTGTCCTCCCACGCACGGCGACGCGCACGCATCGAGGCGGGCGACGACAAGGTCGTGGGCGTCAACGCCTTCACCACCACCGAGCCCTCGCCGCTGACCGCCGACCTCGACGGCGCCATCCAGGTCGCCGACCCCGAGGCCGAGCGCGCGGCGCTCGCCGGTCTGGCGGAGTGGAAGGAGCAGCGGGACGAGCACGCTGTGACGACATCGCTGGAGCGGCTGGCCTCGGACGCGAAGTCCGACGCGAACCTCATGGCCGCCACGCTGGCGGCCGCCCGGGCCGGTGCCACGACGGGGGAGTGGGCCGGCACGTTGCGCGAGGTCTTCGGCGAGTTCCGTGCGCCGACCGGGGTCACCGGCGCCGTCGGCGTGGTCGAGGCCGGCAACGAGCTGACCGCGGTGCGTACGCGCGTCTCCGACACCGGTGACGAGCTGGGTGGACGACTGCGCCTGCTGGTCGGGAAACCCGGTCTCGACGGACACTCCAACGGCGCCGAACAGGTCGCGGTGCGGGCGCGCGACGCGGGCTTCGAGGTCGTCTACCAGGGCATCCGGCTGACCCCGGAGCAGATCGTCGCCGCCGCGGTCGCCGAGGACGTGCACTGCGTCGGGCTCTCCATCCTGTCCGGTTCGCACATGGAGCTGGTGCCCGCCGTCCTCGAAGGCCTCCGCAAGGCCGGGCTGGGAGACCTGCCGGTGATCGTCGGCGGGATCATCCCCGGCTCGGACGCGGCACGGCTTCGCGAGCAGGGTGTGGCCGCGGTCTTCACGCCGAAGGATTTCGGGCTCACCGAGATCATGGGTGGCATCGTCGACGTGATCCGCGAAGCGAACGGCCTGGCCTGACTCCTCACGCGTCTCCGGCCCCAGGGTGAAGAACGGGCGTTTCCGCCACGCCGGACCCGCGACAGACCTAGGCTCCACGACGGAGGCGTCGTCTGGCGCCGGGGGGCCGGCGAGGGGGAGTCTGCGCGATGACGGTTCACGAGGCGGGGCCGGAACGGCTTCCGCGGGCGCCGGTGTCCCCGGTCGCGCCCGTACGCGCCTCGTCGCCGGAGTTCGCGTGGGTCGAGTGGCTCCCTGACGCCATCCTGGTGCTGGACCCCGGGGGCCGCGTCCTCGCCGACAACGGCTGCGCGCGCGACCTCTTCGGGCAGGCCCCGCTGCTCGGCGCCGGCGTCGAGGAGCTGCTGCCGGGGTGGCGCCGCCGCACGACACCGGCCCGCGACGGAGCGCGGCCGTACGCCACGATGGCGCGCCGCGCGGGCGGTGAGCTGGCGCGTGTCGACGTGTCGGAGAAGTCGTTGGAGGGCGTGGACGCCGGGGTCGTGCTGCTCGTCGTGCGCCCCTCGACCTCCACCAGCGGGCTCGAGCTGTTCCGCAACCTCGTCGAGGTCGACCCGGACGCCAAGATCCTGGTCGACGAGACCGGTGCCATCGCGCTGGTGAACGCACGCACCGAGAAGATGTTCGGTTTCCTGCGTGATGAGCTGCTCGGACTGCCGGTCGCCGCCATCCTGCCCGGCGAGGTCACCGGTGCCGAGGCGCTCGGCGACGATGCGGGCTCGGTGCGTGAGATCACCGCCCGTCGACGGGACGGCAGCGCGTTCCCCGCCGAGGTGTCCCTGGCCTCGGTGCGGACGGATTCCGGCCGCGCCGTGCTGGCCGCCATCCGCGACGTCAGCGACAAGTGGTTCGCCCAGCACCGCTTCCAGCAGCTCGTCGAGCACGCGCCGGACGCGAAGGTCATCGTCGACGAGGACGGGACGATCGCCCTCGTCAACGCCCAGACCGAGCACGTGTTCGGCTACGACCGGACCCAGGTGGTCGGTCGACCGGTCGAGCTGCTCCTGCCCGACGCGGTCGGCAGCTACCTGCGCGAGCTCCGTGAGGACCCGGACCGCGCCGCCGGACGACACACGATCGTGTCCGGCGACGCGGACTGGGTGGGCCGTCGCGCCGACGGCACCGACTTCCCGGTCGAGGTGTCGTTGAGCCTGCTGCAGACCGAGGACGGCCTGCTGGTCTCGGCGGCGGTGCGGGACCTCACCGAGCGCAGGATGGCCGAACGACGGTTCCGTGACCTGCTGGAGTCGGCGCCTGACGGCAAGGTGATCGCCGACGAGGACGGCCTGATCGTGCTGGTGAACCAGCGCACCGAGGAGCTGTTCGGCTGGACGCGCGAGGAGATGATCGGCTCCCCGATCGAGATGCTCCTGCCCTTCGAGCTGCGCGAGCGTCACCGCGCGCACCGTGCCGGCTTCCGGCACGCGGAGCGCCCCCTGCAGATGGGGGCGGGCAACGACCTGCGAGCCCTGCGCAAGGACGGGTCGTACTTCCCGGTCGAGATCACGCTGGCCCCCCTGCAGACCGAGGACGGGGTGCTGGTCTCCGCGGCGGTGCGCGACATCTCCGAGCGGGTGGCCCTGCAGGCGGAGTCCGAGCGCATGAAGTCGGAGTTCTTCGCGACCTTGTCGCACGAGCTGCGTACGCCCCTGACCTCGATCATCGGCTACGGCGAGATGCTCGAGGACATGGACGACGACAGCATGAGTCCGGTCGCACGCCGTTTCCTCGAGGTGATCTCGCGCAGCGCGGCACGCGAGCTGCGCCTGGTCGACGACCTGCTGACGCTGGTGGCGATCGAGGACTCGAGCTTCGACGTCAACCCCACGCGTTCGTCGCTGGTGGCCGTCGTCCGGCAGGCCGTCGCCGAGGCCGCGCCGGCCGCGCACGAGGCCGGTCAGGAGATCCGGCTCATCGGCCTCGACGACGAGCTCGCGGAGGGTCTGTTCGTCGAGCTGGACGAGCAGCGCCTCACGATGGCTCTGGCACACCTCACGCAGAACGTGGTCAAGCACTGCCCGCGCGGCACGCGTCTCGACGTCAGCGTCCACGCCACCGAGGACTCGGTGGTGCTCGAGCTGAGCGACGACGGACCGGGCATCGGGGACGGAGAGCTGTCGCACGTCTTCGAGCGTCTGTTCCGCGGGGCGGACGCCGTCCGCGACGAGCGGCAGGGCGCCGGACTCGGTCTGCCGATCGCGAAGGCGATCGTCGAGGGTCACGGCGGGAGGCTGGTCGGAGAGTCCGCACCCGGTCGCGGCACCACCTTCCGGGTGATCCTCCCGAAGCAGCGCTCGACCTCGCCCCGGCAACTCTCAGGCGTCGACGCCTAGCCTGACGGCATGGACCGTCGTCTGCTCGTCGCGCTCTTCGCCCTGCCCGGTCTCGCCATGGCCGGTGGCGCCGTGCTGCACCCCAGCCCGCCGAACGCGTTCCGGCCGGAGACCGCCGAGCTGTGGTTCCAGCTGCACGTCGTCGGCATCCTGGGGTTCCCCCTGGTGGGTGTCGCGCTCATCGCGCTCTACCACCGGCACCTGCTCGGTCCGGCGGACCCGGAGGGCGGGTGGCTCGCCCGCTGGGCCGTGAGAGGCGTCGTCGGCGTGACCGGCTACGTCTACGCCACGTTCTACACCGCCCTGGACGTGCTCGCAGGCGTGGGCAACGGCTACGTCCTGATGCGCAAGGAGGACACCGGCGACCGCGAGGAGATCGGGCTCATCTTCAGCATCGGCGACCAGCTGGGGTACGTCGGCTCGTGGGCGCTCATGATCTGCGTGCTCGTCGTGGCGGTGGACCACCTGGTGCGCCACCGCCTCCGCGCTGTCGGCGGCCTGCTGCTGCTGCCCGGCGCCTATCTCGTGCACACCGACCACATCTTCTCCCCGCTGGGACTGGTCGGAATGCTCCTGCTCGGCGCGGGCACGGCCTCGCTGGCTTGGGCGGCGCTGTTCGCCCCCGGCCGGCCGACGAAGGTAGGTCAGAAGAGCCTGGACGAGGGGTCGTCGACGCCGCGCAGCGCGTCGTAGTCGACCACGGCACAGGTGATGCCGCGGTCCTCGGCCAGCACCCGGGCCTGGGGCCTGATCTCCTGGGCGGCGAAGATGCCGCGCACGGGCCCCTTCGCGGTGAGGAGCGGGTCGCGGTTGAGCAGCTCGAGGTAGCGCGTGAGCTGCTCGACGCCGTCGATGTCACCCCGACGCTTGATCTCGACCGCGACCGAGCCGCCCACCCCGTCACGGCACATCAGGTCGACCGGTCCGATGGCGGTCGGGAACTCCCGGCGTACGAGCGTCAGGCCGGTCGACAGGGTGGCGGGGTGCTCGGCCAGCAGCTCCTGGAGGTGCTTCTCGACGCCGTCCTTCTGCAACCCCGGGTCGACGCCGAGGTCGTGGCTGGAGTCGTGCAGCACCTCCTCGATGGTGATGCGGAGGGTGTCGTCGCTCTTGGCCGCGGCGACCGTCCACACCGCGCGACCGTCGTCGTCAAGGGCCTCACGCAGGGTGCATGGAGGACTCATCCAGTTCAGCGGCTTGTAGGAGCCGCCGTCGGAGTGGACCAGCACGGAGCCGTCGCCCTTGACCATCACCACCCGCGTGGCCATGGGGAGGTGGGCGCTGAGCCGACCGGCGTAGTCGACCTGGCAGCGGGCGACGAGGAGTCTCACGGGGCGACAGCGTACGTCGTGGACCTGTTCCGGCGGTCCGGGCGGGGACGACTCGTGTGAACGGCGCGTACCGATCCGCGCGGGGTGCTTCACATCACGACCTCGGTGGTGTTCCCTGTCGGGATGACTCCCGTGATCGCGCAATTGGTCGCCCCGCTCGAACGTGCCGTGACACTCGCGGCCG
This region includes:
- a CDS encoding DUF2550 domain-containing protein, whose product is MTSPGSVAVWFLDGALLVLALVVLTGVSVVLRRRLLARQGSTFELSVRVRHGRPGRGWVLGIGRYDGESLQCFRIFSLSPRPLRRWKRHALTIEGRRDPVGAESYTLFTGHVVVRCAERVGGERRELELAMSEPSLLGLQSWLESGPPRTAPRAG
- a CDS encoding cob(I)yrinic acid a,c-diamide adenosyltransferase, whose translation is MVNLTRIYTRTGDGGTTRLGDMSETRKTDPRLVAYADVDELNSQLGVVRSCTDLAPEVDDLLQRLQNELFDLGADLCTPVVEDPEFPPLRIEQVYVDRLEEHCDTFNADLQPLRSFILPGGTPAAAQLHVARTVCRRAERAAWAAWDEHAESMNPLATRYLNRLSDLLFILARHANLAQGDVLWQPGGER
- a CDS encoding STAS domain-containing protein, which gives rise to MGNAQATAEDVVRLEGVLDGRHAPAVRAALYETLASVRHGGTCTVDLSAATLVDLTVLRAVAVASRHAERAGVHVVLRGGPAAVRRCVQLSGLGRWLRWDRSDSAA
- a CDS encoding protein meaA; the protein is MSESEQHPAGAGDEPKPKSRPWVMRTYAGHSSATESNKLYRTNLSKGQTGLSVAFDLPTQTGYDPDSALARGEVGKVGVPVPHLGEMRRLFEDIPLTDMNTSMTINATAMWLLALYQVAAEEQNPDLSAEEVAAQLAGTTQNDIIKEYLSRGTYVFPPEHSLRLISDMISYTVHQIPKWNPINICSYHLQEAGATPTQELAYALCTAIAVLDEVKASGQVAEEDFAKVVGRISFFVNAGVRFVEEMCKMRAFVELWDEITRERYGVTDEKMRRFRYGVQVNSLGLTEAQPENNVQRIVLEMLGVTLSKTARARAVQLPAWNEALGLPRPWDQQWSLRLQQVLAFESDLLEYEDLFDGSHVVERKVAELVASAREEMDRVQAMGGAIAAVETGYMKQALVSSHARRRARIEAGDDKVVGVNAFTTTEPSPLTADLDGAIQVADPEAERAALAGLAEWKEQRDEHAVTTSLERLASDAKSDANLMAATLAAARAGATTGEWAGTLREVFGEFRAPTGVTGAVGVVEAGNELTAVRTRVSDTGDELGGRLRLLVGKPGLDGHSNGAEQVAVRARDAGFEVVYQGIRLTPEQIVAAAVAEDVHCVGLSILSGSHMELVPAVLEGLRKAGLGDLPVIVGGIIPGSDAARLREQGVAAVFTPKDFGLTEIMGGIVDVIREANGLA
- a CDS encoding PAS domain S-box protein, whose translation is MTVHEAGPERLPRAPVSPVAPVRASSPEFAWVEWLPDAILVLDPGGRVLADNGCARDLFGQAPLLGAGVEELLPGWRRRTTPARDGARPYATMARRAGGELARVDVSEKSLEGVDAGVVLLVVRPSTSTSGLELFRNLVEVDPDAKILVDETGAIALVNARTEKMFGFLRDELLGLPVAAILPGEVTGAEALGDDAGSVREITARRRDGSAFPAEVSLASVRTDSGRAVLAAIRDVSDKWFAQHRFQQLVEHAPDAKVIVDEDGTIALVNAQTEHVFGYDRTQVVGRPVELLLPDAVGSYLRELREDPDRAAGRHTIVSGDADWVGRRADGTDFPVEVSLSLLQTEDGLLVSAAVRDLTERRMAERRFRDLLESAPDGKVIADEDGLIVLVNQRTEELFGWTREEMIGSPIEMLLPFELRERHRAHRAGFRHAERPLQMGAGNDLRALRKDGSYFPVEITLAPLQTEDGVLVSAAVRDISERVALQAESERMKSEFFATLSHELRTPLTSIIGYGEMLEDMDDDSMSPVARRFLEVISRSAARELRLVDDLLTLVAIEDSSFDVNPTRSSLVAVVRQAVAEAAPAAHEAGQEIRLIGLDDELAEGLFVELDEQRLTMALAHLTQNVVKHCPRGTRLDVSVHATEDSVVLELSDDGPGIGDGELSHVFERLFRGADAVRDERQGAGLGLPIAKAIVEGHGGRLVGESAPGRGTTFRVILPKQRSTSPRQLSGVDA
- the nucS gene encoding endonuclease NucS; protein product: MRLLVARCQVDYAGRLSAHLPMATRVVMVKGDGSVLVHSDGGSYKPLNWMSPPCTLREALDDDGRAVWTVAAAKSDDTLRITIEEVLHDSSHDLGVDPGLQKDGVEKHLQELLAEHPATLSTGLTLVRREFPTAIGPVDLMCRDGVGGSVAVEIKRRGDIDGVEQLTRYLELLNRDPLLTAKGPVRGIFAAQEIRPQARVLAEDRGITCAVVDYDALRGVDDPSSRLF